In one window of Desulfatirhabdium butyrativorans DSM 18734 DNA:
- a CDS encoding alpha-hydroxy-acid oxidizing protein, translated as MKEIRAEAQKRMKGFCRVCPVCDGRACAGEVPGMGGIGTGAAFQDNVRALAECKLAMRLIHDIAEPDPKTTILGIDLAIPVLAAPIGGVAFNMGGLRTEEEYIHAKILGCKEKGIIGCTGDGVPPFIHESGFSAIQAAGGHGIPFIKPWEEKELFEKIDKALATGAKMIGMDIDAAGLITLRLMGRPVTPKGAASLEKIIAKIPVPFILKGIMTVDDARLAVDVGAKAIVVSNHGGRVLDHTPGVARVLKQIADAVKGKIAVLADGGVRTGLDVVKMLALGADAVMIGRPFSIASIGGLQEGVMRYVDQLKSEMLQTMILTGVAKVSEIDAHVLERVAL; from the coding sequence ATGAAAGAAATTCGAGCTGAGGCTCAAAAACGGATGAAGGGGTTTTGCCGGGTTTGCCCGGTGTGTGATGGAAGGGCCTGTGCCGGAGAAGTGCCGGGCATGGGCGGGATTGGGACAGGCGCCGCATTTCAGGACAATGTCCGCGCTCTTGCCGAATGCAAGCTTGCCATGCGGCTGATCCACGATATTGCCGAGCCGGATCCGAAGACGACGATTCTGGGTATCGACCTGGCCATTCCGGTTCTGGCAGCACCTATCGGCGGTGTCGCCTTCAACATGGGCGGCCTGCGTACCGAAGAAGAGTACATTCACGCCAAGATACTGGGATGCAAAGAAAAAGGCATCATCGGATGTACGGGAGACGGCGTCCCGCCCTTCATCCACGAATCGGGTTTTTCGGCCATTCAGGCTGCAGGCGGTCATGGCATTCCCTTCATCAAGCCCTGGGAAGAGAAGGAGCTTTTCGAGAAAATCGACAAGGCCCTTGCGACCGGCGCCAAGATGATCGGAATGGATATCGATGCCGCAGGGCTGATCACGCTCAGGCTCATGGGACGGCCGGTCACACCCAAAGGTGCCGCCTCGCTCGAGAAGATCATCGCCAAAATTCCCGTGCCCTTCATTCTCAAAGGCATCATGACGGTGGATGACGCAAGGCTTGCCGTCGATGTCGGCGCCAAGGCCATCGTCGTATCCAATCATGGCGGCCGCGTGCTCGATCACACGCCCGGTGTGGCGCGGGTGTTGAAGCAGATTGCCGATGCCGTCAAGGGCAAAATCGCCGTTCTGGCCGACGGCGGCGTCCGTACAGGGCTCGATGTCGTCAAGATGCTGGCACTCGGTGCCGATGCCGTGATGATCGGAAGGCCGTTTTCCATCGCTTCCATCGGCGGCCTGCAGGAAGGGGTCATGCGCTACGTCGATCAGTTGAAGTCCGAAATGCTGCAGACCATGATTCTGACAGGGGTCGCAAAGGTTTCCGAGATCGACGCCCATGTATTGGAGCGGGTTGCGCTCTGA